A segment of the Salvelinus namaycush isolate Seneca chromosome 42, SaNama_1.0, whole genome shotgun sequence genome:
ACCCGTGGAGGCTGGTGGAGGTAGAAATGCAGAGTACAGGCTCATTACTACCGTTCCCTTCTTTACGTTCCAAACATTATGATGAGTCCGTCCTCCCCATGTTTccctccaccagcctccactgtatCTGACAGCGCCCAAAGAAAATATGTTTGATATTGTCTTCAAATGCTTTTAATTAATGCATTACACACTTAGAACATATGGTTCAtcaagggttctttgggaagGGTGATGGTTTTATGTAAAACCTTTGAGTCCTTCAATGCTTCTTTGGAGTTCAGAAAAGGGTTCTTTCCTCTTTTTGTGATAATTAAAATGCTCAAAGCTCTTTTTAAGTGGGAGTGTCATCCCAGTTTATCTGTTGTGTTATGTTCAATATGACTATGGCCAGTGAAAGTGTCTTGTGAAATACGTAAAGGATAATCAACGACTatgtgttctctggaaaataattaATAATGAGGTGTGTTCCACAACGCACTAGCAGAGTGGAACTAACCTTCCACAGAGTTACATTATTTTCCAGAGTACTcatagagccccgagttgattatcccttttataccatggctataatttagcACATTTActgctagaaatgtgttcatttgcaggGATAAATgagttcaacatccactgaaatagctagcaagtttactagatagcgaCACTAGTTGCCTGAGTAACCGAAAAGACTTGCTAGTTTAgttaaccaaaccatcagtcctagcttgctattatgaattctaattcaacaatgccaataacATTTGCGCATAGACTACAGCCATGTGTGCATTGTTGAGCTTATAATatgaataaaaacatttttttaaacaaatgtaTCAACAGTTTAAGCTAAACGGTCTGAGCTCTTGCGTCAGCCTATTGCATTTTTACATTTTTGATGTGCAGtggttgtatgcattttgaatcTGTCAGTCTTTTGAACCGTAGACATATTTTTTGTATCATCCCAGCGATGACGGGAAGCCCTTACTTTCAAGACATAACAAGTAGGCTATTTGGTTGTAATTGTAACGTTGCAACATTTTCTACCAAGGGTgtccaaccatcctccaggagagccttgttgtattttgagactgCCTTACCTATGGTAAAAAAAAAGATAGTAATGCATttcattttgtaaagtggttcctTGCATCATACAATGATGTACAAATGGTGTTACAGACCATTTTTTTGTGTCTTGAGCTTTTGGACAAGTAAAAAATGTTTCCTACTTGTACAAAGGACAAGTGGCTAAAAAAGTGAATGTCAAGCCCTGAACCAAAAAGGGTTGAAACGatagcagaaccctttttggtgctatatagatttttttttttaaatagttatttatagaaccttaggacagggttctttatagcaccattATCATTCCATTTATAACCTTATGTTCATGGTTTTTTATAGAACCTTCAAAAAAGGGTTCTATGTAGCACCAAAAAGGAATCTGCTAttgttattatttgtatttttccaTTAAACAGGGATTATGTTGCTGGTAGCCATCTATGAGGTccctaacactctctctctccacagctgaaTCAGAAGCCTGCAAAAGACAACCCCATCTTCCTTCCTACTGACTCTGAGTATGACTGGCTCCTGGCCAAGATCTTTGTGAGGAGCGCTGACTTTCAAGAGCATCAACTCAATGTCCACCTGCTGCGCACTCACCTTCTGGCTGAGGTGTTCGCCGTAGCACTGCTGCGCAACATGCCCATGGTGCACCCTCTCTACAAGGTACATAACACAGCATAGCATAACATAGCATAAacccaggaggttggtggcaccctaattggggaggacgggctcgtggtaattgCTGGAGCGGAAAGAGTGGAATTTGatcaaaacacatggtttccataatATGGCATAGCATAACATAATATATCAGAGCATAACATACTATAACCTAATATAGCATAACATAATATATCATAGCATAACATAacatataacataacataacataacataatataacataatatAGCATAACATAATATATCATAGCATAACATAATATAGCATAACATAGCATAAAATAGCATACAATAACGTAACCTAATAAAGCATAGCATAAGATAAGATAACAAAATATAGCATAACATAATATAGCATAACGTAATGTATCATAGCATAAtataacataatataacataaCATAATATATCATAGCATAACATAATATTACATAATATAGCataacataatataacataaCATAATATAGCATAACATAATATAACAAAATTTAGCATACCATAATATATCATAGCATAATATAACATATATCATAGCATAATATAACATAGCATAACATAATATAGCATAACATAATATATCATAATATAACATAATATAGCataacataatataacataatatATCATAGCATAACATAATATAGCATAACATAGCATAAAATAGCATAGAATAACGTAACATAATAAAGCATAGCATAAGATAACATAATATATCATAGCATAATATATTATATCATAGCATAACAGAATATAGcataacataacataatataGCATAGCATGTCCAGTTAGTGCTCCGAGGTGCGCCAAATAcaagaggtgtagaccttaccgtgaaatgcttacttaccaacaatgcagttaagtaaatagagttaagaaaagatttactaaataaaataaagttaaaaaagtaacacaataaaataacaataacgaggctatatataggcgtaccggtaccgagtcaatgtgctgggatACAGGTTactcgaggtaattgaggtaatttgtacatgtaggcagtGGTAAAGTGAGGGTTGAGGTCAATATAAATAGTGGCCATTTAATTGATCGttcagcaatcttatggcttgtgggtaaaagctgttaatgagccttttggacctaaacttggcgctccagtaccgcttgccgtgcggtaacagagagaacagtctatgacttgggtgactggagtctttgacaatttttggggccttcctatgacaccttcctattatataggtcctggatggcaggaagcttggccccagtgatgtgctgggccgtacacactaccctctgtagcgccttacagtcggatgccgagcagttgtcataccaggcagtgatgcaaccggtcaggatgctctcaatggtgcagctatagaacttttggcaaatctttttagtctcctgagggggaataggcattgtcgtgccctcttcccgactgtcttggtgtgtttggaccatgacagagGATAATGACACATGAAAGTATAATACACTTATTTCTAATGTGGTCCTCCAGACAGTCCTTACTAATGCCAGTTTCTCTCTTGGGATTGTTGaccatccatccttctctccacCCTGGTTTACTGCTTTAGCTTCTGATTCCACACACCCGCTACTCCCTCCAGATCAACCTCTTGGCTCGGGCATTTCTAATAGCTGATGAAGGAGTTTTCACTCAGGTAGGCTACTGAGTGGACTGTTTCCATAGAAGTGtgtggtgtccatattaggaatCACACATCCATGGAAGTTGTGTCAGAGTCAGCATACATGCGGTTGTATGTCTTGTAGTGAACCTACAGTACCCCCAAGTATGGTCATTTGGCACTCCGGGTCAACATACTTGCTGGTAGGTTAACTATCTCTCATAGAACCAGTGTAATATTGTAGCTTAGTTAAAGTACATTATAATGTTACAGAATTATGTAATCAAGTAACTTTAAGTGACGTTGTAGTTTGCTGCTTCGGGCGGAGAGGGGATGAATGAGATCCTGAGGAGATCTGTGGCCTCATTGACCTACAGctccattacatttacatttaagtcatttagcagacgctcttatccagagcgacttacaaattggtgcattcaccttatgatatccagtggaacaaccactttacaatagtgcatctaactcttttaaggggggggaggggggggttagaaggattactttatcctatcctaggtattccttaaagaggtggggtttcaggtgtctccggaaggtggtgattgactccgctgacctggcgtcgtgagggagtttgttccaccattggggtgccagagcagcgaacagttttgactgggctgagcgggaactgtacttcctcagaggtagggagacgagcaggccagaggtggatgaacgcagtgcccttgtttgggtgtagggcctgatcagagcctgaaggtacggaggtgccgttcccctcacagctccgtaggcaagcaccatggtcttgtagcggatgcgagcttcaactggaagccagtggagagagcggaggagcggggtgacgtgagagaacttgggaaagttgaacaccagacgggctgcggcgttctggatgagttgtaggggtttaatggcacaggcagggagcccagccaacagcgagttgcagtaatccagacgggagatgacaagtgcctggattaggacctgcgccgcttcctgcgtgaggcagggtcgtactctgcgaatgttgtagagcatgaacctacaggaacgggtcaccgccttgatgttagtcaTCAGCTCCCTCTGTATGCCGGACGACATCACTGCACGAGGTCTGGAGTCAGTCCCCAACAACTACTACAGGGATGATGGACTCAAGCTGTGGGACATCATCCACAGGTAGGCTACGACAGACCTACATGGTGGTAATATAGTATCATCCGCTGGTAGAATCTACAGTGAAAGTATAGCTCTACATAGATATGATATCTTCTTCTTCCTTCGTTCTTCCGTTGTCGTCTTCGGTATAGGTTTGTAGAGGAAGTGATTAGTTTCTATTACAAGAGTGACTCAGAGGTCCGGGAAGACCAGGAACTACAGAACTGGATCAAGGATATCTTTGACCATGGCTTCCTGGCCCAAGAATGCACAGGTGACGATGTACAGGGtaatagtgggggggggggggggggggggtaatgacGTAATGACGTATGGGTAAATGTCTTGTTTTTACCaatatgtttttttgtttctGGACCATAACTTCCTCGGCATAACTCACAACTCCCATGGACGTGACTGTCCTATAGTAACAGTCCACCCAGCTCCCCTGGCATAACTCCATTCATCACACACCTCTCTCGGTTCTTATCTTTCTGTCCAGGAATCCCTCAGTCTTTCTCCACTGTGCCAGAGGTCGTCAAGTTCGTCACCGTGGTGATCTTCACCTGCTCAGGCCAACATTCTGCTGTCAACTCTGGACAGGTGGGTGTAGCGTAGCCCATACTTTTCTCAAGTGTGTTATTAATCTAAATCTAAGCACTACTGACATTATCTGCCTCCTCTACCATTTAGGAAGAGACATATTTGTAAAAACGTTGCAAGGTTTTTTCTGTAATTCCTTGCCACTATCATATTATTTCAGAATAGCACTATATTGGATGTCAGTAATAATCAGTCATTCTTCTTCGTGTTACAGTATGACTATGGTGGCTGGATGCCCAACACCCCCATCTCCCTGAAACAGCCACCTCCCACCACTAAGGGGGAGTCTACTGAGAGCACCATGCTGGAGACCCTCCCCGATGTCGGCACAACAGCACAGGGCATGTCAACTATGTGGCTCCTTAGCAAGCAATCCAGTGACTTTGTGAGTCTGCCATCTTTCATGAACTATTATCAATATCATCTAGGCCCGAAATACtatatttatgtacaaaatatcaTATTTAAGTGTCCTTTTTAATGTTAATGATATTGTAACTATCAATATTTTTCTAACTGATTATTCTCCGTATGCAGGTGGCCCTTGGCCAGTACCCAGAGGAGCACTTCAACGAGATACCACCCTGCAGGATGATTCAGAAATTCCAGACGGAGCTGAAGGTCTTCAGCGAGACCGTCAATGCCAGGAACTCTGGGCTACCAGTGCCATACACCTATATGGACCCTGCTGTGGTGGAGAACAGTGTGGCCATTTAGATAAGCCAAAGTCCTAGACCAGGGTCcagttcattaggcactaattgGAAGAAAACACCTTATTTTTGTTGTCCTTTGTTTAGCGCTTTAAAACGTTTTCCATTGCGTGCCCTGATGAACACGACCCAATGATTCTGGAGGCATGCAATACTAAACATTCTAAAATCTACAAAATGTATTGAGTATGTCAATTTTTGGAGCTTTGCTAAACTAATGTCCCACTTCAATCAGATAAAGGGAAATCGCACTGCGGGTTTTAACTGTGTTAAACCAACACACACCTCCACATGGTGTCCCTCTCACGGACATAGACCTTGTTGATGTTATTACTACCTTTGTACGTTTTAATGGATGTTAAGAAATACAGGGACTTT
Coding sequences within it:
- the LOC120034995 gene encoding hydroperoxide isomerase ALOXE3-like, whose product is MAKYKVTVHTHNIATATTMNNVFIKLVGEKGESKRTWLTSLKGLFYQDTGSREFDVVCPFSLGKLVLIELDKQPLPLFPQDAWFPSKVVVTTPERGTCQFPIYRWIMDKEVHLFREGTAKRLCDETNNLARYSRELEMKTRTEQYCWDTYKEGFPGSMKADNPLDLPSEIQFSFTKATQFLFTAATGITELKLKGYSNSKKNWKNIDEISKVFCCNRTVISDYAQEHWKEDEFFGYQYLNGCNPMLIRRCSELPANFPVTEDMVKPSLRGSSSLLRELQSGNIFLLDYKNLNGLKANVINRKKQYMAAPLVLLYRTPDDMLVPIAIQLNQKPAKDNPIFLPTDSEYDWLLAKIFVRSADFQEHQLNVHLLRTHLLAEVFAVALLRNMPMVHPLYKLLIPHTRYSLQINLLARAFLIADEGVFTQFAASGGEGMNEILRRSVASLTYSSITFTFNSLCMPDDITARGLESVPNNYYRDDGLKLWDIIHRFVEEVISFYYKSDSEVREDQELQNWIKDIFDHGFLAQECTGIPQSFSTVPEVVKFVTVVIFTCSGQHSAVNSGQYDYGGWMPNTPISLKQPPPTTKGESTESTMLETLPDVGTTAQGMSTMWLLSKQSSDFVALGQYPEEHFNEIPPCRMIQKFQTELKVFSETVNARNSGLPVPYTYMDPAVVENSVAI